CTCCACCACCCTGGCCCCtctctccaccaccgccgccactaACTTTCCCCTCAACGCCGctccctcctcctcccagcctCCACTCACCAACAACAACGACCACATCTCCAGCTACATCAAATTCAAGCTGGATTCGGCGGGGAAGAATTTCTCTAAGTGCCGCACTTTCTTCCGCATCGTTCTTAGCCAATACCGCGTCGAGGATCACGTCGATCGCCCCCCACCTGCTAATGCCGATGCCCCTTGGCTCGCCATCGACCACCGCATGGCACTCTGGATCCTCTTCACCCTCGCCGATCCTCTCCTCGAGCTCATCACTGATGGCGCTGTCACCGCCTACATGGCGTGGCACCGCATCTCCGACTACTTTCTCGCCAACCATGGGGCCCAGATCCGCCATCTCACTCGTCGGTATAGGAATCTACAGCAGGGCGATCATCCAATCGTCGAGTACGCCTGCCGCCTTAAGTCTCTGGCGGACAACTTGGCGGATGTTGGCGCCGCCGTCACTGACTACGACCTCACCATGCAGCTACTCCACGGTCTCGCGCCTCGCTTCGAGACGATCCACATCATGCTGGGGAGCACGAACCGGCTCCCTCCCTTCGGCGTGGTGCGCTCGCGTCTCGAGCTCGCCGACTACAACCTCTTCCTCCATGCTGCCACCGAGGGCGCCTCCACCCTCTCCATCACCAACAGTGGCTTCAGCGGCTCAGGTGGCTCTGGTGGCTCCGGTGATCGCGGCGACCGCGCCCCTCCTGGCGCCCCTACCGGGCGCGGCACCAGTGGCGCCCGTGGCAACGACTCTGatcgtggccgtggccgtggccgcggtGGCTCTGGCCGAGGCCGGGGGCGTCCTGACTCCGGCGGCCGTGACTCCCAATAGGCGCTGGCGACTCCGTGGACGGGCTATTTCGCGCCCTACGGCATGGCTCTGCCTCCTCCCTGCCCTGGCTGGGCACATCCCAACGTTGCGGGGGTCCTTGGCCCTCCACCGGCGTGCACTTTCAGGTCTACCCTGTGATGTTCTATGGACCGACGCCTCACGTGCCTCACGCCACACCCGTGCCGTACATACCGGGCCCTTCTTCATGGGATCACACCGCCCTCTTCAACACCGCCTCTAGCCAGCACGGCCTCCCCAACACTTGTGCAGAATGGCTCCTCGACTCCGGCGCCTCCACCCATGTCACCGGCAACTCTGGTAACCTCTCTTCGTCTCGTTCTCTTCCAAAGCATTGTCATTCAAGTATTACTGTTGGTAATGGGGCTCATCTACGCATCGTTGCTACGGGCTCTAccactctctctccctcccatCTTTCTCTTCATGATGTAGCCGTCTGTCCCGGTATCGTCCAAAATCTAATCTCTATTCGCAAATTATCCACTGACAATAATGTTTCCATTGAATTTAATCCCCATGGTTTTAATGTGAAGGACTTTCCCACCAGGAGACTCATCATGACGTCTAGTAGTCCCGATCCACTTTACCCGTTTCATGGCAACCCCACCACCAGCGGCACTGCTTTCCATACTACGAGTGGTGATCTATGGCACAGGCAGCTTGGCCATCCTGGCAAGGCCTCGTTAGTTTCCCTTTCCATGACTTTACTTCCCGATTGTAATAATGCTCGTAGCTCCTCTTGTACTGCCAGTCAACTTGGGAGACAGCAAGGTTTATCTTTTCCTTCCTCAAATAATGTTACTTCCGCTTATTCATTGTGATCTTTGGACGTCTCCTATTACAAGTTTTTCTGGTTATGCGTATTACCTTATTATTCTCGATGACTATACTCACTACTCTTGGTCATTTCAGTTACGCCACAAGTCCGACACCTCCCACACCCTTCAACGCTTCTTTCTCTACATCCTTACCCAATTTCACACACTCATTAAATGCATGCAATGTGATAATGGTGGCGGATTCATCGACACCTCCCTTCGCACATTTTTCTCCAACAATGGCATCACCTATCGCCTCTCTTTCCCTCACACATCACCACAAAACGGCAAGGCAGAATGCATGATACGCACCACCAACAATGTTGTTCGCACACTTCTCCTTCAAGCTCGCATTCCTCCCCAATTTTGGGCCGAGGCCCTCCACACTGCCACTCTTCTTCTCAATCATCGCCCATCCACAACCATTGCACCGCACACCCCATACTTTCTTCTCACTGGCGTCCAACCCCGATACAATCCCCTTCCGTTTTTGGATGCTTGTGTTTCCCCAACCTCTATGCCACTAGCCTACACAAACTCGCTCCACGGTCCACCCGTTATGTTTTAATTGGGTACCCTCTTGAACAGAAGGGATACAGGTGTTTCGATCTTCACACTCACAAAGTTATTGTGTCCCTTCACGTCATTTTTTATGAAACAAAATTTCCCTATCTCCCACCCACACCGCTTCCTCCAGCCGCACCATCCGCACCGGATCTGCCCGCCCTGATACGCCCTGGCGCGATTTGTTCCGGGATCTGCGCTCCCACTACGTCCCTGTCGCACCACGTGCCCGCCTGCTCCCCCACTACGTCCACCGAATCCACTTCCCCACCCAATGATGCACACGCGTCCCTCCTTCCACACAACCTACGGCGTCACCTACTGCCCCAACCAAATCCTCCTTAGATTCTGTGCCTCCCCCCTGATGCCTCTGCTTGAGGCCGCACTGCATCCTCCTCTCGTTCTGTGCGCCCAATCCCTCCTCTCCATGTCTCCCCCAAACGCAGTTGCCATTTTACCTCCTCTTAATCCACATAAAATCACAACTCAGGCCAATCTCGTTTTGCTCAACCGCGATGTTTATTTTTTGTCACCTCCTCTACTGATATTTCCCAACTTCCTTCTTACAAATCTGCCTTAAAGGATCCCCATTGGCACGCAACTATGCTTGATGAGTTTAATGCTTTGTTAAAGAATGATACGTGGTGTTTGGTTCCTAGACTTGCATGTGTCAATGTGGTCACCAGGAAGTGGATCTTTCGGCACAAGCTTCATCTGGATGTCTCGTTAGCTCGCTACAAGGCTCGTTTGGTTCTCCGTGGGTTCACTCAACAAGAGGGCATCGCTTACACTGAGACCTTTAGTTCAGTTGTCAAACCGGCTACGGTGCGTGTGGTTCTTAGCCTCGCTACTGCTCACTCTTGGCCCATCCATCAAATGGATGTCAAGAACGCCTTTCTCCATGGCACACTCGGTGAAACCATCTATTGCAATCAACCCGCCGGCTTCCTCGATTCCTCTCGCCCCACCCATGTGTGCCTTCTCAAAAAATCGTTGTATGGGTTGAAGCAGGTGCCTCGCACTTGGTTCCTTTGGTTCCAGGCTTTCCTACTCTCCTTGGGTTTCATTGCTTCCAAGTGTGACACTTCCCTCTTCATGTTTCGTCATCGATCAGCCATTGCCTACCTCCTTctatacatggatgatatcatccTCACCGCCAACACCACTTGCACATTACACTCCATCATCTCATCCCTCAAGTTCGAGTTTTTCAATCTTGGTGACATTCACCACTTCCTTGGTGTCAATGTAACCCGCTCCACCCATGGCCTATTTCTCTCCCAACAACAATACATCCTTGAGATCTTAGACCGTGCCAAGATGAGGAATTGCAACCTAATCGACACACCCGTAGACACAAAGTCCAAACTTTCTGCAAACGCTGGCGCCTCAGTTCCTGACCCCACACTCTCTCGCAGCCTAGCAGGCACCCTCTAGTATCTTACCTTGAGACGTCTTGACATTTCCTATGCGGTGCAGTAAGCTTGTCTCTTCATGCACGATCCATGCACCTCTCATCTTCAGTTCATCAAGCGAATCTTGCGGTATCTCAAGCCACCTCTCATTACAGGCTCCAACTctatcactctcctggccatgactTGGTGGCCTATTCTGATGCTGATTGGGCCGGTTGTCCTGACACTCGCAAATCCACCTTAGGGTTTTGCGTTTTCCTTGGTCCCAATCTCATCTCCTGGTCTTCTAAGCGCCAACAGACGGTCTCTCGGTCCAGCGCCAAAGCAGAGTACCGGGTTGTCGCCAATTGTGTCACTGAATCTTGCTGGCTTCGTCAATTTCTCACTGAGTTGGATCACCCTCCATCTCGTGCGACGCTTTTCTACTGTGATAACATAAGCACCACACATCTCTCCTCAAACCCGGTTCAACATCAGTGCACCAAGCACATCGAGATCGACTTGCACTTTGTTCGTGACTGGGTGGCCCTAGGCGAGGTTCGTGTTCTGCATGCCCCGAGCGGCTCACAATTCATTGACGTGTTCACAAAGGGTCTCCCTACACCGATTTTCACAGAGTTCCTTTCCAATCTGAACATCCTACCTGGCGGAGTTCCAACTGCGGGGCCTGTTAACAAGTGTTGTATATTTGTACTCATACATGTATTCTATATGGCCTGCGTGCTGGTTCTGTTGTAACCACCCTCTACTCTGTCGGATCATGATCCGCTCCACTAGTTGTGGCCTGCGTGCCTACATCTGCGCTAGGAGTTCAGCTTCTCGCTATATGTAGTCTGTACCTGGTTCTCTATCAATAATAGTAGTGTGTGTGGAAATCTCAACCTTAGCTTCCATAACTGCAAGAAAGTCTAGTGAAGCAGTGCTGTAAAAGAGAAATATCGTCGCACAAGCATGCCATCATTGCGAGTAGCGAGAGTGCTTGCTGACGTGCGTGCGTGTTGGTGGTTATCCAGGGCAGTGCAAGCCAAACGATATCGATGTGCCCATGGCTTGGGTCGATCGTTCGCTCGTGATTCGGCATGCATGGTGCCTCGATCTTCTCCTGATCTGCTGTGCATCCTACCTACTACTGGAGCTAAGTGTGGTCGAGAGAGCGACATGAGTGTGTACCTGGTCGCGGTATTCACTAGCTTGTGAATGCACACACACTAGACACTACCATAATCGGTAATATATCGATTGTCAGGCGCATGGGACGGACATGACCTAGCTCTACCG
Above is a window of Triticum aestivum cultivar Chinese Spring chromosome 6B, IWGSC CS RefSeq v2.1, whole genome shotgun sequence DNA encoding:
- the LOC123138863 gene encoding uncharacterized protein — protein: MAFDDLFGEPPSPATHSSSSSSSVHSGTSPLPSTTLAPLSTTAATNFPLNAAPSSSQPPLTNNNDHISSYIKFKLDSAGKNFSKCRTFFRIVLSQYRVEDHVDRPPPANADAPWLAIDHRMALWILFTLADPLLELITDGAVTAYMAWHRISDYFLANHGAQIRHLTRRYRNLQQGDHPIVEYACRLKSLADNLADVGAAVTDYDLTMQLLHGLAPRFETIHIMLGSTNRLPPFGVVRSRLELADYNLFLHAATEGASTLSITNSGFSGSGGSGGSGDRGDRAPPGAPTGRGTSGARGNDSDRGRGRGRGGSGRGRGRPDSGGRDSQ